In Sideroxyarcus emersonii, one DNA window encodes the following:
- a CDS encoding ParB/RepB/Spo0J family partition protein yields MAKPIKGLGRGLDALLSGNSTSKQNDVLRELKVEQLKPGKYQPRSRMDEASLNELAASIKVQGVMQPILARELPEGGYEIIAGERRWRAAQLAELKIVPVIVRKVPDNAALAMALIENIQREDLNPLEEAIGIQRLIDEFQMTHQAAADAVGRSRSAASNLLRLLKLPQAVQDMLMAGSLDMGHARALLSLEGAQQILLANRIVLEGLSVREAEKLVQQQGEQVPAKPESKKTQKPNRDTQQLQEDISAHLGTRVEIKSNRKGGGKLVIEYLSNDHLEELLGGLRNGR; encoded by the coding sequence ATGGCAAAACCGATCAAGGGATTGGGGCGCGGCCTGGATGCGCTGCTTTCCGGAAACAGCACATCGAAACAGAACGACGTATTGCGCGAACTCAAGGTCGAACAACTGAAGCCCGGCAAATACCAGCCGCGCAGCCGCATGGACGAAGCGTCGCTGAACGAACTTGCTGCCTCGATCAAGGTGCAGGGCGTCATGCAACCCATTCTGGCGCGCGAGCTGCCCGAAGGCGGTTACGAGATTATTGCCGGCGAACGCCGTTGGCGTGCAGCGCAGCTGGCCGAATTGAAGATCGTGCCGGTCATCGTGCGCAAGGTGCCGGATAACGCGGCACTGGCGATGGCGCTGATCGAAAACATCCAGCGCGAGGACCTGAACCCGCTGGAAGAGGCGATCGGCATTCAGCGCCTGATCGACGAATTCCAGATGACCCACCAGGCAGCAGCAGATGCGGTCGGCCGTTCACGTAGCGCCGCCAGCAACTTGCTGCGTTTGCTCAAATTGCCGCAAGCCGTACAGGACATGTTGATGGCTGGCTCCCTGGATATGGGACATGCGCGGGCTCTGCTGTCGCTGGAAGGCGCACAGCAGATATTGCTGGCCAACAGGATCGTGCTGGAAGGGCTGTCGGTGCGCGAGGCGGAAAAGCTGGTTCAACAACAAGGCGAACAGGTGCCTGCCAAGCCGGAAAGCAAAAAAACGCAGAAACCGAATCGCGATACCCAACAGTTGCAGGAAGACATCAGTGCTCATCTGGGGACCCGTGTGGAAATCAAGTCGAACCGGAAGGGCGGCGGCAAGCTTGTTATCGAATACCTGAGTAACGATCATTTGGAAGAACTCCTCGGTGGACTCCGTAACGGACGCTGA
- a CDS encoding ATP synthase subunit I: MDSVTDAEKRAGKGDIAEQGLTPPLNAAIIAALFTAEVQEKRLARKVIGLQTIATLVAAGITAFCWRSSPQYAIAVLGGGGISVLNGALLAWRMSRAALHSAHDAHQQLRLMYFYAAERFLAVVALLGISLAVLKLSPLAVLSGFVLGQTVLLAARLLMKIKIEDSD; the protein is encoded by the coding sequence GTGGACTCCGTAACGGACGCTGAAAAGCGCGCTGGCAAGGGGGATATCGCAGAACAGGGTTTGACACCCCCGCTAAACGCCGCTATCATCGCCGCGCTTTTCACAGCCGAAGTCCAAGAAAAACGGTTAGCGCGCAAGGTAATTGGTCTGCAAACCATTGCCACGCTTGTCGCTGCAGGCATAACAGCATTTTGCTGGAGAAGTTCGCCGCAATACGCGATAGCGGTGTTAGGTGGTGGAGGGATATCCGTTCTCAATGGAGCTTTGCTGGCTTGGAGGATGTCTCGAGCAGCATTGCATTCTGCCCATGACGCACATCAACAGTTACGGCTTATGTATTTTTACGCTGCCGAGCGTTTCCTGGCAGTTGTCGCATTGCTGGGAATCAGCTTGGCGGTGCTGAAACTATCGCCACTGGCGGTTTTAAGCGGTTTTGTATTGGGGCAAACGGTGCTGCTTGCAGCCCGGTTGTTAATGAAGATCAAGATTGAAGATAGCGACTAA
- the atpG gene encoding F0F1 ATP synthase subunit gamma, translating into MAGSKEIRTKIKSVENTRKITRAMEMVAAAKMRKAQERMRAARPYAEKIRNVAAHLSRANPEYKHAFLVKRDSIKNVGLIVVTSDKGLCGGLNTNLLRLAVGEMKTWQGEGKDLMVCAIGNKGFGFMNRIGAKVKSHLTGLGDTPHVEKLIGAVKAMLDAYVAGEIDAIYLSYNHFINTMKQEPRVEQLLPLSGEQMGTAEGNWDYIYEPDAKKVIDELLLRYIESLVYQAVVENMASEQSSRMVAMKAASDNAKNVISELKLVYNKARQAAITKEISEIVGGAAAIG; encoded by the coding sequence ATGGCGGGCAGTAAAGAAATTCGCACCAAGATCAAGAGCGTGGAAAACACGCGCAAGATCACCCGTGCGATGGAAATGGTGGCAGCAGCGAAAATGCGCAAAGCGCAGGAACGCATGCGTGCCGCTCGCCCCTATGCCGAGAAGATCCGCAATGTGGCAGCGCACTTGTCTCGCGCCAATCCGGAATACAAGCATGCATTCCTGGTCAAGCGCGACAGCATCAAGAACGTCGGTCTGATCGTCGTCACGTCCGACAAGGGCTTGTGCGGTGGCTTGAACACCAACCTGCTGCGTCTGGCTGTGGGCGAAATGAAGACATGGCAAGGCGAAGGCAAGGACCTCATGGTCTGCGCAATCGGCAACAAGGGTTTCGGCTTCATGAACCGCATCGGTGCCAAGGTGAAGTCGCACCTGACCGGTTTGGGCGATACACCCCACGTTGAGAAGCTGATCGGTGCGGTAAAAGCCATGCTGGACGCCTATGTGGCCGGCGAGATCGATGCCATCTACCTGAGTTACAACCACTTCATCAACACGATGAAGCAGGAGCCGCGCGTGGAGCAACTGCTACCGCTCAGCGGAGAGCAGATGGGCACGGCCGAAGGCAACTGGGATTACATCTACGAACCCGATGCGAAGAAAGTCATCGACGAGTTGCTGCTGCGCTACATCGAATCGCTGGTGTATCAGGCGGTCGTAGAGAATATGGCATCCGAGCAAAGCTCGCGTATGGTGGCGATGAAAGCAGCTTCGGACAACGCCAAGAACGTCATCAGCGAGCTGAAACTGGTTTACAACAAGGCGCGCCAGGCAGCGATCACCAAGGAAATTTCCGAGATCGTGGGCGGTGCGGCAGCAATTGGATAG
- the rsmG gene encoding 16S rRNA (guanine(527)-N(7))-methyltransferase RsmG, with product MSLAQELAEGIAAMELAVTSEQQAKLLDYLALLRKWNAVYNLTAIRQQEQMVSNHLLDSLAVLPYLWPQRWLDVGCGGGLPGVILAVMRPEWSFTLLDSNSKKTGFVQQAAIELGLRNVEVRCERVEQWQAPQKFDGIISRAFAEAADFVMLTRHLLAEGGRWAAMKGAPEQELARLPAGVKVERVITLQVPKLEAARSLVVLGVEK from the coding sequence ATGAGTCTGGCGCAGGAACTGGCAGAAGGAATCGCCGCGATGGAGCTGGCGGTGACATCCGAACAGCAGGCGAAGTTGCTGGATTATCTGGCACTGTTGCGCAAGTGGAATGCGGTATACAACCTTACCGCGATACGCCAGCAGGAACAGATGGTAAGTAACCACCTGCTCGACAGCTTGGCCGTATTGCCTTATTTGTGGCCGCAACGCTGGCTGGATGTGGGTTGTGGCGGAGGCTTGCCGGGGGTGATTCTGGCCGTGATGCGTCCGGAGTGGTCGTTCACCTTGCTGGATAGCAATAGCAAGAAAACCGGTTTTGTTCAGCAAGCTGCAATCGAGTTAGGCCTGCGCAATGTGGAAGTTCGCTGTGAGCGGGTAGAGCAATGGCAGGCACCACAGAAATTCGACGGGATCATTTCCCGCGCTTTTGCCGAAGCAGCGGATTTCGTTATGCTGACCCGGCATCTGTTGGCCGAAGGCGGCCGCTGGGCGGCCATGAAGGGAGCTCCGGAACAAGAGCTGGCACGGCTTCCTGCGGGAGTGAAAGTAGAAAGAGTGATCACATTGCAAGTTCCTAAACTAGAAGCGGCCCGCAGTCTGGTCGTGTTGGGGGTAGAAAAATGA
- a CDS encoding F0F1 ATP synthase subunit B, with the protein MNINATLLAQTIMFALFVWFCMKFVWAPIIGALEARKKQIADGLADAERAKQDLELASKRSAELLREAKEKAGEIVANGEKRASEIVEEAKGQAKVEGDRIIAGAKAEIEQEVFRAKEQLRTQVSAIALAGAGKILGREIDAKAHNDLLDKLVAEI; encoded by the coding sequence ATGAACATCAATGCAACTCTTCTCGCCCAGACCATCATGTTCGCCCTGTTCGTGTGGTTCTGCATGAAGTTCGTATGGGCACCGATCATCGGCGCGCTGGAAGCACGCAAAAAGCAGATCGCCGATGGATTGGCAGATGCGGAACGTGCCAAGCAGGATCTTGAGCTGGCCTCCAAGCGTTCCGCAGAGCTTCTGCGTGAAGCCAAGGAAAAAGCGGGCGAGATCGTGGCGAACGGCGAAAAGCGCGCAAGCGAAATCGTCGAAGAAGCCAAAGGACAAGCCAAGGTTGAAGGCGATCGTATCATCGCCGGTGCCAAGGCCGAGATCGAACAGGAAGTGTTCCGCGCCAAGGAGCAGTTGCGCACGCAGGTTTCCGCGATCGCGCTGGCTGGTGCGGGGAAGATTCTGGGACGCGAGATCGATGCCAAGGCGCACAACGACTTGCTCGATAAACTCGTCGCGGAAATCTGA
- the atpA gene encoding F0F1 ATP synthase subunit alpha, whose protein sequence is MKLNPSEISNLIRSRIENFEALTQARTEGTVVSVTDGIVRVHGLSDVMQGEMLEFPGNTFGLALNLERDSVGAVILGEYEHITEGDTVKCTGRILEVPVGPELRGRVVNALGQPIDGKGPVNTKMTDKIEKVAPGVIARKSVDQPVQTGLKSIDSMVPVGRGQRELIIGDRQTGKTAVAVDAIINQKGQNMTCIYVAVGQKASTVANVVRKLEEHGAMEYTIVVAATASDSAAMQFLAPYAGCTMGEYFRDRGEDALIVYDDLTKQAWAYRQISLLLRRPPGREAYPGDVFYLHSRLLERAARVNAEYVEAFTKGAVKGKTGSLTALPIIETQAGDVSAFVPTNVISITDGQIFLEADLFNAGIRPAINAGVSVSRVGGAAQTKVIKKLGGGVRLALAQYRELAAFAQFASDLDESTRKQLERGRLVTELMKQLQYCPLSVSDMATTLFAVNKGYFDDVPVAKALAFEAALHAHLKSKNKALMDAIESSKDLSADNEKLLSAAIESFKATAVY, encoded by the coding sequence ATGAAGCTCAACCCTTCCGAAATTAGCAATCTGATTCGCAGTCGCATCGAGAATTTCGAAGCACTGACCCAAGCGCGCACTGAAGGTACGGTGGTCAGCGTGACCGACGGTATCGTCCGTGTCCACGGTTTGTCCGATGTGATGCAGGGCGAAATGTTGGAATTCCCGGGCAACACCTTTGGTCTGGCGCTGAACCTCGAGCGCGACTCCGTCGGCGCCGTGATTCTGGGTGAATATGAACACATCACCGAAGGCGACACCGTCAAGTGTACCGGCCGCATTCTCGAAGTGCCGGTCGGCCCCGAACTGCGCGGCCGCGTGGTCAACGCGCTGGGACAGCCGATCGACGGCAAGGGTCCGGTCAACACCAAGATGACTGACAAGATCGAAAAGGTCGCACCGGGCGTGATCGCACGTAAGTCGGTCGATCAGCCAGTACAGACCGGCCTGAAGTCCATCGATTCCATGGTTCCGGTCGGCCGCGGTCAGCGCGAACTGATTATCGGCGACCGCCAGACCGGCAAGACCGCGGTCGCTGTCGACGCCATCATCAATCAAAAAGGTCAGAACATGACCTGTATCTACGTTGCGGTAGGCCAGAAAGCCTCGACCGTCGCCAACGTGGTGCGCAAGCTGGAAGAGCACGGCGCGATGGAATACACCATCGTGGTTGCGGCGACCGCTTCCGACTCCGCCGCGATGCAGTTCCTGGCACCTTATGCCGGCTGCACCATGGGCGAATATTTCCGTGACCGCGGCGAAGACGCACTGATCGTTTACGACGACCTGACCAAGCAAGCCTGGGCATATCGCCAGATCTCGCTGTTGCTGCGCCGTCCGCCCGGCCGCGAAGCTTATCCCGGCGACGTGTTCTATCTGCACTCCCGTCTGCTGGAGCGCGCAGCCCGCGTGAACGCCGAATACGTCGAAGCCTTCACCAAGGGTGCCGTCAAAGGCAAGACCGGCTCGCTGACGGCGCTGCCGATTATCGAAACGCAAGCTGGTGACGTGTCCGCATTCGTGCCGACCAACGTGATCTCCATTACCGACGGCCAGATCTTCCTGGAAGCCGACCTGTTCAACGCCGGTATCCGTCCCGCGATCAACGCCGGTGTATCGGTGTCCCGCGTGGGTGGTGCAGCACAGACCAAGGTCATCAAGAAGCTGGGCGGCGGTGTACGTCTGGCCTTGGCGCAGTACCGTGAACTGGCTGCTTTTGCACAGTTCGCTTCCGACCTGGACGAGTCTACGCGCAAGCAATTGGAGCGCGGCCGTCTGGTGACCGAGCTGATGAAGCAACTGCAGTATTGCCCGCTCTCGGTGTCCGACATGGCAACGACCCTGTTTGCGGTCAACAAGGGTTATTTCGACGACGTCCCTGTGGCCAAGGCATTGGCATTCGAAGCCGCCCTGCACGCCCACCTGAAGTCCAAGAACAAGGCCCTGATGGATGCCATCGAATCCAGCAAGGACCTGTCTGCCGATAACGAAAAACTGCTGTCCGCAGCGATCGAATCGTTCAAGGCAACTGCAGTCTACTAA
- a CDS encoding F0F1 ATP synthase subunit epsilon: MTMTVHVDVVSAEEQIFSGLAEVVVVPGEMGELGIYPRHTALLTRIKPGTVRIKRPDQENEELIYVSGGMLEVQPNVVTVLADTAIRGHDLDEARALEAKQAAEEALKNRTTDIDYAQAQAELAEAIAQLRAIQQLRKHTH, encoded by the coding sequence ATGACAATGACCGTACATGTGGACGTGGTGAGCGCCGAAGAGCAGATCTTCTCCGGCCTCGCTGAAGTCGTCGTGGTTCCGGGCGAGATGGGCGAACTGGGTATCTATCCTCGCCACACTGCACTGCTGACTCGCATCAAACCCGGTACGGTGCGCATCAAGCGTCCTGACCAGGAGAACGAAGAGTTGATCTACGTTTCCGGCGGCATGCTGGAAGTGCAGCCCAACGTAGTGACCGTTCTGGCCGATACAGCGATCCGCGGGCACGATCTGGACGAAGCACGTGCGCTGGAAGCAAAGCAGGCAGCGGAAGAGGCGCTCAAGAACCGCACTACCGATATCGACTACGCGCAAGCGCAAGCCGAATTGGCAGAGGCCATCGCCCAGCTGCGCGCGATCCAGCAGCTGCGCAAGCATACGCACTAA
- the atpE gene encoding F0F1 ATP synthase subunit C has translation MELANALLYIAGALMMGLGALGAAVGIGILGGRFLEGAARQPELIPMLRTQFFVVMGLVDAVPMIAVGIAMYVLFAVAH, from the coding sequence ATGGAATTAGCAAACGCACTGCTGTACATCGCCGGCGCATTGATGATGGGTCTGGGCGCACTTGGCGCAGCGGTTGGTATCGGTATCCTGGGTGGCCGCTTTCTGGAAGGCGCAGCCCGTCAACCTGAGCTGATCCCGATGCTGCGTACCCAATTCTTCGTGGTGATGGGTCTGGTCGACGCCGTTCCGATGATCGCTGTCGGTATCGCGATGTACGTTCTGTTTGCGGTGGCACACTAA
- a CDS encoding F0F1 ATP synthase subunit delta, with protein MSEAITTARPYAQAAFDEAQKLNALKAWSEMLLSLAEAVNHPEVYAVVTNPRVPKKKVEDLMEAMVGSGASTQQRNFVRILADNQRLQVLPEIAALFEALKAEAEKTVNVVVDAAFELSPAQQDKIVSSLKKRMGREIKLTCKVNKELLGGVVIRAGDKVIDGSARTRLTEMANALA; from the coding sequence ATGTCCGAAGCCATTACCACTGCCCGTCCCTATGCCCAGGCGGCATTCGATGAGGCGCAAAAACTGAATGCGCTGAAGGCATGGTCGGAGATGCTGCTGTCTCTGGCCGAAGCCGTAAACCATCCTGAAGTTTATGCCGTCGTTACCAATCCGCGCGTTCCCAAAAAGAAGGTCGAAGACCTGATGGAGGCGATGGTTGGTAGCGGCGCCAGTACGCAACAACGCAACTTTGTGCGCATATTGGCGGACAACCAGCGTTTGCAAGTACTGCCCGAGATCGCCGCACTGTTTGAGGCACTGAAGGCCGAAGCCGAAAAGACCGTCAATGTGGTGGTGGATGCAGCCTTTGAGCTGTCGCCAGCCCAACAAGACAAAATCGTCAGCTCGCTGAAAAAGCGCATGGGTCGAGAGATCAAGCTGACCTGCAAGGTCAATAAAGAATTGCTGGGGGGCGTGGTCATCCGCGCCGGAGACAAAGTGATCGATGGCTCTGCGCGTACCCGACTCACTGAAATGGCGAACGCCCTAGCCTGA
- the atpD gene encoding F0F1 ATP synthase subunit beta: MSQGKIVQCIGAVVDIEFPRDKMPKVYEALTLADAGNSTAEVGLTFEVEQQLGDGVVRTIAMGSSDGLRRGMVVNSTGNPIQVPVGTGTLGRIMDVLGRPIDEVGPIKSDEKRSIHQAAPKFDELSPSVDLLETGIKVIDLVCPFAKGGKVGLFGGAGVGKTVNMLELINNIAKQHSGLSVFAGVGERTREGNDFYHEMSDAGVIDKEDFTKSKVAMVFGQMNEPPGNRLRVALSGLTMAEKFRDEGRDILFFVDNIYRYTLAGTEVSALLGRMPSAVGYQPTLAEEMGRLQERITSTKVGSITSIQAVYVPADDLTDPSPATTFLHLDSTVVLSRDIASLGIYPAVDPLDSTSRQLDPLVVGEEHYGVARKVQATLQRYKELRDIIAILGMDELSPEDKLSVARARKIQRFLSQPFHVAEVFTGAPGKYVTLKDTIKGFKGIVEGEYDHLPEQAFYMVGGIEEAVEKAKTLQ; the protein is encoded by the coding sequence ATGAGTCAAGGAAAGATTGTTCAGTGTATCGGTGCCGTGGTCGACATCGAATTTCCGCGCGACAAAATGCCCAAGGTGTATGAAGCCTTGACGCTGGCCGATGCGGGCAACTCCACGGCAGAAGTGGGCCTGACCTTCGAGGTCGAGCAGCAGCTGGGCGACGGCGTTGTGCGTACTATCGCGATGGGTTCTTCCGACGGTCTGCGTCGCGGCATGGTGGTGAATTCCACCGGCAATCCGATCCAGGTGCCCGTGGGTACAGGTACCCTGGGACGCATCATGGACGTGCTGGGTCGTCCGATCGACGAAGTGGGCCCGATCAAGAGCGATGAGAAGCGCTCGATTCACCAGGCTGCACCGAAGTTCGACGAACTGTCCCCTTCCGTTGACCTGCTCGAAACCGGCATCAAGGTGATCGACCTGGTTTGCCCGTTCGCCAAGGGCGGCAAGGTTGGCCTGTTCGGCGGCGCCGGCGTGGGCAAGACCGTGAACATGCTGGAACTGATCAACAACATCGCGAAACAGCACTCCGGCCTGTCCGTGTTCGCCGGTGTGGGTGAGCGTACCCGCGAAGGTAACGACTTCTACCACGAAATGTCCGACGCAGGCGTTATCGACAAGGAAGACTTCACCAAGTCCAAAGTGGCGATGGTGTTCGGCCAGATGAACGAGCCGCCCGGCAACCGTCTGCGCGTTGCGCTGTCCGGTCTGACCATGGCTGAAAAATTCCGTGACGAAGGCCGCGACATCTTGTTCTTCGTGGACAACATCTACCGCTACACCTTGGCCGGTACCGAAGTGTCCGCGCTGCTGGGTCGTATGCCTTCCGCCGTGGGCTACCAGCCGACGCTGGCCGAAGAAATGGGCCGCCTGCAAGAGCGTATCACCTCGACCAAGGTAGGTTCCATCACTTCCATCCAGGCCGTGTATGTTCCCGCCGACGACTTGACTGACCCGTCTCCGGCAACCACGTTCCTGCACCTGGACTCCACCGTCGTGTTGAGCCGCGATATCGCTTCGCTGGGTATTTACCCTGCGGTCGATCCGCTGGATTCCACTTCCCGCCAGCTCGATCCGCTGGTTGTGGGCGAAGAGCACTACGGCGTGGCACGCAAGGTCCAAGCAACGCTGCAGCGTTACAAGGAGCTGCGCGACATCATCGCGATCCTGGGTATGGACGAACTGTCTCCCGAGGACAAGCTGTCCGTGGCACGTGCACGTAAGATCCAGCGTTTCCTGTCGCAACCTTTCCACGTGGCCGAAGTGTTCACTGGCGCCCCGGGCAAGTACGTGACCCTGAAGGACACCATCAAGGGCTTCAAGGGCATCGTCGAAGGCGAATACGACCACCTGCCGGAACAGGCGTTCTACATGGTGGGCGGCATCGAAGAAGCGGTCGAAAAAGCCAAGACGCTGCAATAA
- the atpB gene encoding F0F1 ATP synthase subunit A produces MSTEVQTSAEYIHHHLQNLTYGHLPDGTWGVAHTSEEAKAMGFWALNLDTFFMSLLLGVAFLFLFRMVAKSIVAGTPGGLQNFCEWAIEFVDTSVRGSFSAKNNMIAPLALTIFFWVFSMNLMDLIPIDYVPHLMGALGVPFFKVVPSTDPNATFGMAIGVFLLVLYYSIKMKGLGGFMGELTLQPFGKWGMPINLLLEGVNLIAKPISLALRLFGNMYAGEMIFILIALMGGAWAGFSVGNATLYGSQVLLSLGWAIFHILIVTLQAFIFMTLTVVYLDMAHQEHH; encoded by the coding sequence ATGTCCACCGAAGTGCAAACATCAGCGGAATATATCCATCACCACCTGCAGAACCTGACCTACGGCCATTTGCCTGACGGAACATGGGGCGTTGCACATACTTCAGAAGAAGCCAAGGCGATGGGTTTCTGGGCGCTGAATCTGGATACCTTCTTCATGTCACTGTTGCTCGGTGTGGCTTTCCTGTTCCTGTTCCGCATGGTGGCAAAAAGCATCGTTGCTGGCACCCCGGGCGGATTGCAGAATTTCTGCGAATGGGCCATCGAATTCGTTGATACCAGCGTGCGCGGTTCGTTCTCCGCGAAGAACAACATGATCGCTCCGCTGGCCCTGACCATCTTCTTCTGGGTGTTCTCCATGAACCTGATGGACCTGATACCTATCGACTACGTGCCGCACCTGATGGGCGCACTCGGGGTGCCGTTCTTCAAGGTCGTTCCTTCCACCGATCCGAACGCCACTTTCGGCATGGCAATCGGCGTGTTCCTGCTGGTGCTGTACTACAGCATCAAGATGAAGGGTTTGGGCGGATTCATGGGTGAACTGACACTGCAGCCTTTCGGCAAATGGGGCATGCCCATCAATCTGCTGCTGGAAGGCGTGAACCTGATCGCCAAACCGATCTCCCTTGCGCTGCGTCTGTTCGGCAACATGTATGCCGGCGAAATGATCTTCATCCTGATCGCGCTGATGGGCGGAGCCTGGGCTGGATTCTCGGTCGGCAACGCCACGCTTTACGGCTCGCAGGTGCTGTTGTCCCTCGGCTGGGCGATCTTCCACATCCTGATCGTGACCTTGCAGGCGTTCATCTTCATGACGTTGACAGTGGTCTATCTGGACATGGCGCATCAGGAACACCACTAA
- a CDS encoding ParA family protein — translation MSKILAITNQKGGVGKTTTSVNLAASLGAAKQRVLLIDLDPQGNATMGSGINKADLEATVYDVLLGEKTIAEARIRSDACKYDVLPANRELAGAEIELVDVEGREMRLKEELLPVLNEYDYILVDCPPALNLLTLNGLCAAKSVMIPMQCEYYALEGLSDLVNTIRKVRENLNPDLEIEGLLRTMFDPRNALAQQVSEQLQQHFGDKVYRTVIPRNVRLAEAPSFGIPALYHDSQSKGTLAYLALAGEMLNNATAQVAA, via the coding sequence ATGAGCAAGATATTGGCAATCACCAATCAAAAGGGGGGTGTGGGCAAAACCACGACCAGCGTCAATCTGGCTGCAAGCCTTGGAGCGGCGAAACAGCGCGTCCTGTTGATCGACCTCGATCCGCAAGGCAACGCCACCATGGGCAGCGGAATCAACAAGGCCGATCTGGAAGCGACCGTCTACGACGTATTGCTGGGCGAAAAAACGATTGCCGAAGCGCGCATCAGATCGGACGCCTGCAAATACGATGTATTGCCGGCAAATCGCGAGCTGGCGGGTGCGGAGATTGAACTGGTAGATGTTGAAGGCCGCGAGATGCGATTGAAGGAAGAATTGCTGCCGGTATTGAATGAATACGATTACATCCTGGTCGATTGTCCCCCTGCGCTGAACCTGCTCACCTTGAATGGATTGTGCGCCGCGAAATCGGTAATGATCCCGATGCAATGCGAATACTACGCCCTGGAAGGTTTGAGCGATCTGGTCAATACCATCCGCAAAGTGCGCGAAAACCTGAATCCGGACCTGGAGATCGAGGGCCTGCTGCGCACCATGTTCGATCCGCGCAATGCCTTGGCGCAACAGGTTTCTGAACAATTGCAGCAACATTTCGGCGACAAGGTCTATCGCACGGTCATCCCGCGCAACGTGCGTCTGGCGGAAGCTCCCAGCTTCGGCATCCCGGCGCTGTATCACGACAGCCAGTCCAAGGGGACGCTGGCCTACCTGGCACTGGCGGGCGAAATGCTCAACAACGCGACCGCACAAGTCGCTGCATAA